One Marinilabiliales bacterium DNA segment encodes these proteins:
- a CDS encoding TonB-dependent receptor yields the protein MFGVKHNYSGLKTTLFFFCIFLILLLPVQGNPVPGDPATGDPAKGDPATGDPATGGPDNKERAGSKAAGADSLMLLHINEVIIEEHRSSFFHEDKRSAEPDSLTMLAFSGSDLGTLLPAFTTAYINTPGSAGSAASLFLRGTNSYQSAISWNGFVLNSLTLGMADLSLVPVAAADEIKVVYGAAGSIAGSGNTGGAVLLGNRADWNNRVRTEIRSELGSYDNRHYSVTGRFGNPRIQYHINIFSHQAENDFRYTDIYKPGNPRETIANNALDNRGTIQNLFLRLPRGNSIEAGLWYQVREKQLPAIMGSYLPAIAVQGDNSVRGYAKWSKIWHRSVLSVNTAIFDETMTWDDGSRNAAGNAQPLSEITARRFMGDASYRVWVTDHLSADGGFIFSSLSASAGSYVRQPAEYRTAVFSAIKLALPALTVNTSARKEYHPGIDIPVLLSAGARYRLPSGRLSIIASYSDQFRVPTFNDKYWYPGGNPDLLPETGYSADAGLSVVLLSSQHLQLEAETGIYRSRLKNMIQWVPTSNNSWWHPENRDLVNVRGLEASVSAGGSTGNLHYGARAGYNYAKSMVESLQPEEGKKSPKHLRYMPPHSGSLSINAGKGRGYTGVSVNYTGNRHTTSDNNPLHMMPPFMVCNAWGGYRVNLWGISAMLQIRVMNLFNEQYQVVRSYAMPGRTFHLGLTLGYNDAH from the coding sequence ATGTTCGGGGTTAAACATAATTATTCCGGTTTGAAAACCACGTTATTCTTTTTTTGCATATTCCTGATCCTTTTATTGCCTGTACAAGGCAATCCGGTGCCCGGTGATCCGGCAACAGGTGATCCGGCAAAAGGTGATCCGGCAACAGGTGATCCGGCAACAGGGGGCCCGGACAATAAAGAAAGAGCCGGGAGTAAAGCGGCCGGCGCCGACAGCCTCATGCTGCTTCACATTAACGAGGTTATTATAGAGGAGCACCGCAGTTCATTCTTTCATGAAGACAAGAGGTCGGCCGAACCTGACTCCCTGACAATGCTGGCATTCTCAGGCAGCGATCTCGGCACGCTTCTGCCGGCATTCACCACGGCCTATATAAATACTCCCGGAAGTGCAGGTTCTGCAGCCTCCCTGTTCCTGCGCGGCACAAACTCATACCAGTCCGCCATATCCTGGAACGGTTTTGTGCTCAATTCTTTGACACTTGGCATGGCAGACCTCTCCCTGGTACCGGTCGCGGCCGCCGATGAAATCAAAGTGGTATATGGTGCTGCAGGAAGCATTGCCGGGAGCGGTAATACCGGGGGGGCGGTCCTGCTCGGGAACAGGGCGGACTGGAACAACAGGGTGCGTACAGAAATAAGAAGCGAACTGGGCTCATATGACAACCGCCACTATTCGGTAACCGGGCGATTTGGCAATCCCCGGATACAATATCACATTAACATATTCTCTCACCAGGCTGAAAACGATTTCCGCTACACCGATATATACAAACCGGGCAATCCCCGCGAAACCATTGCCAATAATGCGCTCGATAACAGGGGTACCATACAGAACCTGTTTCTGAGACTGCCCCGCGGCAACAGTATTGAAGCAGGCCTCTGGTACCAGGTCAGGGAAAAACAGCTTCCGGCAATTATGGGGTCTTACCTTCCTGCCATTGCCGTGCAGGGCGACAATTCAGTCAGGGGATATGCAAAATGGTCAAAAATATGGCACAGGTCCGTTCTTTCTGTCAATACGGCAATCTTTGACGAGACTATGACCTGGGATGACGGCAGCCGGAATGCTGCCGGCAACGCCCAGCCTCTGTCAGAGATAACCGCCAGGCGTTTTATGGGCGATGCCAGTTACCGTGTATGGGTGACGGACCATCTTTCAGCCGATGGCGGTTTTATATTCTCATCCCTTTCAGCAAGTGCCGGTTCTTATGTCCGGCAACCGGCCGAGTATCGCACTGCTGTATTCTCAGCGATCAAGCTGGCGCTTCCGGCACTGACTGTCAATACCTCGGCAAGGAAGGAGTATCACCCCGGCATCGACATACCGGTACTTCTTTCTGCAGGCGCCAGGTACAGGCTGCCTTCAGGCCGGCTTTCAATAATTGCAAGCTACTCTGACCAGTTCAGGGTTCCCACCTTCAATGACAAATACTGGTATCCGGGTGGAAACCCCGACCTCCTTCCCGAAACAGGCTATTCTGCCGATGCGGGTCTGTCGGTGGTGCTTCTAAGCAGTCAGCACCTGCAGCTTGAGGCTGAAACAGGCATATACAGGTCACGGTTAAAAAACATGATACAATGGGTACCCACCAGCAATAACAGCTGGTGGCATCCCGAGAACCGGGATCTGGTTAATGTCAGAGGTCTCGAAGCTTCGGTGTCAGCCGGCGGAAGTACAGGCAACCTGCATTACGGTGCCAGGGCCGGCTATAACTATGCAAAATCAATGGTGGAAAGCCTTCAGCCGGAAGAGGGCAAAAAGAGTCCGAAACACCTCAGGTACATGCCTCCGCACAGCGGCTCACTCAGCATCAATGCAGGAAAAGGAAGGGGCTATACAGGGGTTTCCGTCAACTACACGGGCAACAGGCACACCACGAGCGATAACAATCCCCTGCACATGATGCCACCATTCATGGTTTGTAATGCATGGGGGGGCTATAGAGTAAATCTCTGGGGTATTTCAGCGATGCTTCAGATCAGGGTGATGAACCTTTTCAATGAACAGTACCAGGTGGTCAGATCCTATGCAATGCCGGGACGCACTTTCCACCTTGGGCTTACACTTGGCTACAATGATGCTCACTAA
- a CDS encoding S9 family peptidase produces MKKSIIIFITAAFVISASGNDPAGFTAEHLWQMRRAGAPVVSPDGSRTLFTLTGYDLQSNESSTFIYLLNNETGEKKQITFTGRESSPFWCPEGKHIGFLSRRDGNPAQVYIMEHGWGEARKITGLPVGVFAPRWFPDGKRIAFAANIHPNYNGCFDRLEDIINEQRDSKVTAKVTENVMYRFWDRWLTDGFFPRLFSVDITSGEVTDLMPGTSNFFAMMGGVSYDISPDGQEIAVSMNSIPEPFEKLNYDIFLLPADGSGEMRNITTRNPADDTNPVYSPCGTMILYGRQNQADFYADNVQMVVYDRYNETHHNITADIDLSCEQWQWSHDGSTIFFHAQHNAKKPLFSIPSGGGSHTILFDEGNNNSLQVTPGGSIIFTHDNLNSPADIYITTQRGGNARQLTSVNKDLLEAIKLGNVENVTYKGANGADIQMYIVYPPGFDPDKKYPLVLMIHGGPHSIFGDQWHYRWNAHLFAEPGYVMALPNFHGSTSFGQEFARSIHGSHADLPFRDIMKATDYMIGRGFIDETRMAATGGSYGGYMVSWIAGHTDRYACLVNHAGVYNIHMQFSADYTWYRPHQYSGSPWENFDRLMEANPAMFAHNFSTPMLIIHGELDYRVPVGHGLLVYGIYKRMGLDARLIYYPDENHWILSPRNSVFWYDEFLDWLARYLD; encoded by the coding sequence ATGAAGAAATCAATCATTATTTTCATTACTGCAGCGTTTGTAATATCAGCCAGTGGCAATGACCCTGCCGGTTTTACCGCCGAACACCTCTGGCAGATGCGCAGGGCCGGTGCGCCTGTGGTATCTCCCGACGGGAGTCGCACACTTTTCACACTCACCGGATATGATCTTCAAAGTAATGAGTCATCAACATTCATATATCTGTTAAACAATGAAACCGGTGAAAAGAAGCAGATCACCTTCACCGGAAGGGAATCATCACCATTCTGGTGCCCGGAGGGAAAGCATATTGGTTTTTTGAGCAGGAGGGACGGCAACCCTGCCCAGGTTTACATAATGGAGCACGGCTGGGGCGAGGCCAGAAAAATCACCGGCCTGCCTGTCGGCGTATTTGCTCCCAGGTGGTTTCCTGACGGTAAAAGGATCGCCTTTGCCGCCAATATTCACCCAAACTACAACGGGTGCTTTGACAGGCTTGAGGATATCATCAATGAGCAGAGGGATAGCAAGGTAACGGCAAAGGTTACCGAGAACGTGATGTACAGGTTCTGGGACAGGTGGCTGACAGACGGGTTTTTCCCGCGCCTCTTCTCTGTCGACATAACATCGGGCGAGGTAACTGACCTGATGCCCGGCACCTCCAACTTTTTCGCCATGATGGGCGGTGTGTCCTATGATATTTCACCGGACGGACAGGAGATCGCGGTATCAATGAACAGCATACCCGAGCCGTTCGAGAAACTGAACTACGACATATTCCTGCTGCCGGCCGACGGCAGCGGTGAGATGAGGAACATAACCACCCGCAATCCTGCCGACGATACGAACCCCGTATACAGTCCCTGTGGGACCATGATCCTGTACGGCAGGCAGAACCAGGCCGATTTCTATGCCGATAATGTTCAGATGGTGGTATACGACAGGTATAACGAAACACACCATAATATCACGGCAGATATCGATCTCTCATGTGAACAGTGGCAGTGGTCGCACGATGGCAGTACAATATTCTTCCATGCGCAGCATAATGCAAAAAAGCCCCTGTTCTCAATTCCTTCCGGCGGAGGTAGCCACACCATTCTTTTTGATGAGGGCAACAACAACAGCCTGCAGGTCACCCCGGGGGGATCAATCATATTCACCCACGACAACCTTAACAGTCCCGCCGACATCTACATCACCACGCAGCGGGGAGGTAACGCAAGACAGCTGACATCGGTCAACAAAGATCTACTGGAGGCCATCAAGCTTGGCAATGTTGAGAACGTAACCTATAAAGGGGCAAACGGAGCCGACATACAGATGTATATTGTCTATCCGCCCGGTTTTGACCCGGATAAAAAATATCCCCTGGTACTTATGATACATGGAGGCCCCCACAGCATATTCGGCGACCAGTGGCACTACAGGTGGAACGCCCACCTCTTCGCTGAACCGGGATATGTTATGGCATTACCAAACTTTCATGGTTCAACAAGTTTCGGTCAGGAGTTTGCCCGGTCAATCCACGGTTCTCATGCCGACCTGCCCTTCAGGGATATCATGAAGGCAACCGACTATATGATCGGAAGGGGCTTTATTGACGAGACACGTATGGCAGCAACCGGCGGCTCATATGGCGGCTACATGGTAAGCTGGATAGCAGGGCACACCGACAGGTACGCGTGCCTGGTCAATCATGCCGGGGTGTACAACATCCACATGCAGTTTTCGGCCGACTATACCTGGTACCGTCCGCACCAGTACAGCGGATCGCCATGGGAAAATTTTGACAGACTTATGGAGGCAAACCCTGCCATGTTCGCGCACAACTTCAGCACACCGATGCTGATAATCCACGGCGAGCTTGACTACAGGGTGCCCGTGGGTCACGGACTGCTGGTATATGGTATTTACAAGAGAATGGGTCTGGACGCCAGGCTTATATACTATCCTGATGAGAACCACTGGATATTGTCACCCCGGAACTCCGTATTCTGGTATGATGAGTTCCTGGACTGGCTTGCCAGGTACCTGGACTAG
- the ligA gene encoding NAD-dependent DNA ligase LigA — protein sequence MDRGTARERILILRKRLEEHNYRYYVLADPSVSDFEYDRLMEELIGLEREFPEHFDPASPSQRVGSDISREFPQVRHRYPMLSLGNTYSPEELAEFDRRIRKSVEGEFDYVCELKYDGVAISLTYEEGILTRAVTRGDGEQGDDVTFNVRTIRSVPLRLKGEGYPPLLEARGEILFPRKGFEKLNEERERKGENLFANPRNAAAGTLKIQNSSIVAGRPLDCIVFGVMGEGLPFDLHYENLVSAGKWGFKISEHTRKCSSLEEVYNFIDHWEKNRSKLPFDIDGVVIKLNDFKLHRLLGYTAKTPRWAISYKFSAERAATRLLSVDFQVGRTGAITPVANLEPVSLAGTTVRRASLHNEEQIRLHDIHTEDTVYVEKGGDIIPKIVGADSSKRVAGSRPVEYISNCPACGTALTRVPGEAKHYCPAQNTCPPQILGRIEHYVSRRAMNINMAGATAKLLVEQGLVRDAGDLYSLKAEDLIKLERFALKSSQNLIRSIEQSKKAPWSRLLYALGIRFVGETVARKLAEAFPSADKLMDAGMEELLAVDEVGEKIAASVTGYFSVQENRNMIDKLRRAGVTMEADGPVDANAGDKLAGKKFVISGTFSRHSREELKVLIEQNGGKNISAVSSNVDFIIGGDNMGPSKLQKAKELNVPVITEEQFEEMLES from the coding sequence ATGGACAGAGGAACCGCTCGTGAGAGAATACTGATCCTGAGGAAGAGACTGGAAGAGCACAACTACAGGTACTATGTCCTTGCCGACCCTTCTGTAAGTGATTTTGAATATGACAGGCTCATGGAAGAGCTGATCGGGCTGGAGCGTGAATTCCCCGAACATTTTGATCCTGCTTCACCTTCGCAGCGCGTGGGAAGCGACATTAGCCGGGAGTTTCCCCAGGTGCGCCACCGGTACCCCATGCTTTCACTTGGGAATACATACTCGCCTGAAGAGCTGGCTGAATTTGACAGGCGAATAAGAAAATCCGTTGAAGGAGAGTTTGATTACGTCTGTGAGCTCAAATATGATGGCGTGGCGATCAGCCTGACCTATGAGGAGGGCATTCTCACCCGTGCAGTAACAAGAGGCGACGGGGAACAGGGAGATGATGTAACTTTTAATGTAAGGACCATCAGGAGTGTGCCGCTCAGGCTGAAGGGTGAGGGCTACCCGCCACTGCTGGAGGCAAGAGGTGAGATACTTTTTCCCCGGAAGGGGTTTGAGAAGCTGAATGAGGAGAGGGAGCGGAAGGGAGAGAACCTGTTTGCCAATCCCCGCAACGCAGCGGCAGGTACCCTGAAGATACAGAACTCTTCAATAGTTGCAGGCAGGCCATTGGATTGCATTGTCTTCGGGGTTATGGGAGAGGGCCTGCCCTTTGACCTCCATTATGAAAACCTTGTCAGTGCAGGTAAATGGGGTTTCAAGATATCAGAACATACACGAAAGTGTTCTTCTCTTGAAGAGGTATACAATTTTATTGATCACTGGGAAAAGAACCGGTCCAAACTTCCTTTCGACATAGACGGCGTGGTTATCAAGCTAAATGATTTCAAACTGCACCGCTTGCTTGGCTATACCGCCAAGACACCCCGCTGGGCAATATCATACAAGTTTTCGGCAGAACGTGCCGCCACCAGACTTTTATCGGTCGATTTCCAGGTGGGGCGAACCGGAGCTATTACCCCGGTAGCCAACCTTGAGCCGGTGAGCCTTGCCGGGACAACCGTCAGACGGGCATCACTCCATAATGAGGAACAGATAAGACTTCATGATATCCATACGGAAGATACGGTGTACGTTGAGAAGGGAGGCGATATCATTCCCAAGATAGTAGGTGCGGACAGCTCAAAAAGGGTCGCCGGAAGCCGGCCTGTTGAATATATAAGTAACTGTCCTGCATGCGGTACAGCACTTACCAGGGTTCCCGGCGAGGCAAAACACTATTGTCCCGCCCAGAATACATGTCCCCCCCAGATACTTGGAAGAATAGAACATTACGTCAGCAGGCGTGCCATGAACATCAACATGGCAGGTGCCACGGCAAAGCTGCTGGTTGAACAGGGACTGGTGAGAGATGCCGGCGATCTTTACAGTCTGAAAGCAGAGGATCTTATTAAGCTTGAAAGGTTTGCGCTCAAGTCGTCGCAAAACCTTATCAGAAGCATTGAGCAATCCAAAAAGGCACCCTGGAGCAGGCTGCTATATGCTCTTGGGATACGTTTCGTAGGGGAGACAGTGGCGCGGAAGCTGGCAGAGGCCTTTCCTTCGGCCGATAAGCTGATGGATGCCGGAATGGAGGAGCTGCTCGCCGTTGATGAGGTGGGGGAGAAGATAGCCGCCAGTGTGACCGGATATTTTTCTGTTCAGGAGAACAGGAATATGATTGATAAACTACGCAGGGCCGGGGTTACCATGGAGGCTGATGGGCCGGTGGATGCTAATGCCGGGGACAAGCTTGCAGGTAAAAAATTCGTGATATCGGGCACCTTTTCGCGACATTCCAGGGAAGAGCTCAAAGTCCTTATCGAGCAAAACGGGGGTAAAAACATTTCAGCAGTCTCTTCTAATGTTGATTTTATTATCGGAGGGGATAACATGGGACCATCAAAGCTGCAAAAGGCCAAAGAGTTGAACGTGCCGGTAATTACTGAGGAGCAGTTTGAGGAGATGCTGGAAAGTTAG
- a CDS encoding 4-hydroxy-tetrahydrodipicolinate synthase produces the protein MSKKLFQGTGVAVVTPFRDDESVDFPSMGKVIEHLIEGKVEYIVALGTTGESVTLNQDEKTAVINFVIEKVNNRIPVVMGVGGNNTHEVVSAVQSVCDENLPLAGILSVSPYYNKPTQEGIYLHYKKVATASTLPVIIYNVPGRTGQNITAETTVRLARDCRNIVATKEASGDLNQVNYILKNKPKDFMVISGDDQLTLPMIALGASGVISVSANAFPFELSEMVRLALKGKLRKAQAYQNALLDLMNAHFVEGNPAGVKASLNIRKLIHNNLRLPLCKVSTQTYNKIRSLIEELDGIKESLYAG, from the coding sequence ATGTCGAAGAAATTATTTCAGGGCACAGGGGTGGCCGTTGTTACTCCTTTCAGGGATGACGAAAGTGTCGATTTCCCCTCCATGGGAAAAGTGATTGAACACCTCATTGAAGGAAAGGTGGAATACATTGTTGCACTGGGCACTACCGGTGAATCGGTGACCCTGAACCAGGATGAAAAAACTGCTGTTATAAATTTTGTAATTGAAAAGGTCAATAACCGGATTCCGGTTGTTATGGGTGTCGGGGGAAACAATACGCATGAAGTGGTAAGTGCCGTACAGTCTGTTTGCGATGAGAACCTGCCGCTGGCCGGTATCCTCTCTGTTTCACCCTATTACAACAAGCCCACCCAGGAGGGTATATATCTGCATTATAAAAAGGTAGCCACAGCGTCGACACTTCCGGTTATCATATACAATGTTCCCGGCCGGACGGGCCAGAACATTACGGCTGAGACCACTGTCAGGCTGGCCCGGGATTGCAGGAACATAGTAGCCACCAAGGAGGCTTCCGGAGATCTCAACCAGGTCAATTACATACTTAAGAACAAACCGAAGGATTTCATGGTGATATCGGGCGATGACCAGCTCACCCTGCCCATGATCGCCCTCGGTGCATCAGGTGTCATATCGGTTTCTGCCAATGCGTTCCCGTTTGAGCTTTCTGAAATGGTAAGGCTTGCATTGAAAGGAAAACTCAGAAAGGCTCAGGCTTACCAGAATGCCTTGCTTGATCTGATGAACGCACATTTCGTTGAGGGGAATCCGGCTGGTGTGAAAGCCAGCCTGAATATCAGAAAGCTGATACATAACAACCTCAGGTTGCCACTTTGCAAGGTTTCCACACAAACCTACAACAAGATCAGGTCGCTTATCGAGGAACTGGACGGTATAAAGGAGAGCCTGTATGCCGGCTGA
- a CDS encoding YncE family protein, translating to MLTPMIKPTKSLKMDLRKTMQYFLLAAGTIFFISCEKEDDTPRLEGYARGVFIVCEGTFNASNGSISWYDPDSNIVMNNLFEHVNGRPAGDVLQSFTLAGDLGVIVANNSQKIEVVDLATFESVSTITGFTYPRYFAYTGNGSGYLSNGNLDGHVYRVELENGIITDTIEVGMGPEQMVVAGNHLYVANSGGWAFDNTVSVIDTRSNEVVTTVEAGDIPVALVTDRDGNVWVLSRGRVVYNETWTEIIEETDSRLVRINPATLKADRSVVIGVRGDGFNPSWLSVSADGETLYYGEAGGVYAMAIDSQVQPSEPMLPDNFSYAATCPSTGRFFTLEITDYTSPGKLHIFNDGDPEGSYNTGIAPRGLAFGHH from the coding sequence ATGTTAACCCCTATGATCAAACCAACTAAATCATTGAAAATGGATCTCAGAAAAACAATGCAATATTTCCTGTTAGCAGCAGGTACGATATTTTTTATCTCGTGTGAAAAAGAGGATGATACCCCGCGGCTGGAAGGTTATGCAAGAGGAGTATTCATAGTCTGCGAAGGTACCTTCAACGCCAGCAACGGCTCGATAAGCTGGTATGACCCCGACTCCAACATAGTTATGAACAATCTTTTTGAACATGTCAACGGCCGGCCTGCCGGCGATGTGTTACAATCATTTACCCTGGCCGGAGATCTGGGGGTAATAGTGGCCAACAACTCGCAGAAGATCGAAGTGGTTGACCTGGCAACCTTTGAATCGGTTTCTACCATAACAGGTTTCACATATCCAAGGTATTTCGCCTATACAGGAAACGGCTCCGGCTACCTTTCAAACGGCAACCTTGACGGTCACGTTTACAGGGTTGAGCTGGAAAACGGAATAATTACCGATACCATCGAAGTCGGAATGGGACCCGAGCAGATGGTGGTGGCCGGCAACCACCTGTATGTTGCCAACAGTGGCGGCTGGGCATTCGACAACACGGTATCGGTCATAGACACCCGCAGCAATGAGGTGGTTACCACCGTTGAGGCCGGCGATATCCCTGTAGCGCTAGTAACCGACCGCGATGGTAACGTCTGGGTCCTTTCAAGGGGCAGGGTGGTTTACAACGAGACCTGGACGGAAATAATTGAAGAGACCGATTCCAGGCTTGTCCGAATCAATCCGGCAACTTTGAAGGCGGACCGCAGCGTGGTGATCGGCGTCAGAGGTGACGGTTTTAACCCCTCATGGCTCTCAGTTTCTGCTGACGGGGAAACTCTCTATTACGGAGAGGCAGGGGGCGTGTATGCAATGGCAATCGACAGCCAGGTTCAGCCTTCCGAACCAATGTTGCCGGACAATTTCTCATATGCAGCAACCTGCCCGTCAACAGGCCGTTTTTTCACCCTTGAGATCACTGATTATACTTCACCGGGGAAACTGCATATTTTTAATGACGGTGATCCGGAAGGGAGCTATAATACGGGAATAGCGCCTCGGGGACTGGCTTTCGGACACCACTAG
- a CDS encoding thioredoxin family protein, with the protein MAFTLQLNDRAPDFRLPATDGKTYSLADFDDAKVLVLFFTCNHCPYVIGSDEVTRATAEKFGPHGVRFAGINSNSKNTYPEDDFPHMVERMKKHKFPWVYLYDESQEVAMKYGALRTPHFYVFDGERRLVYGGRGIDSPRDSSKMTVNDLENALEDIIAGRQVSVPLTNPIGCNVKWDGKDAHWMPADACDLI; encoded by the coding sequence ATGGCCTTTACATTGCAACTGAACGACAGGGCGCCTGATTTCAGGCTCCCTGCAACTGATGGAAAAACCTATTCGCTGGCAGATTTTGATGACGCAAAGGTGCTTGTATTGTTTTTTACCTGCAATCACTGCCCCTATGTTATAGGTTCCGACGAGGTGACCCGCGCTACAGCTGAAAAATTCGGACCACATGGTGTCAGGTTTGCAGGCATCAACTCAAACAGCAAAAACACCTATCCTGAAGATGACTTTCCCCATATGGTGGAGCGGATGAAGAAGCATAAGTTCCCCTGGGTGTACCTTTACGATGAATCACAGGAGGTGGCAATGAAATACGGTGCTTTACGCACACCCCACTTCTATGTTTTCGACGGGGAGCGGAGACTGGTATATGGCGGGCGCGGTATCGATTCTCCCAGGGACAGTTCGAAAATGACGGTAAACGATCTTGAAAACGCCCTTGAAGATATCATTGCAGGCAGGCAGGTAAGTGTGCCGCTCACCAACCCGATAGGCTGCAATGTCAAGTGGGATGGCAAGGATGCCCACTGGATGCCGGCCGATGCCTGCGACCTTATATAG